In Esox lucius isolate fEsoLuc1 chromosome 3, fEsoLuc1.pri, whole genome shotgun sequence, the sequence ACACACAGGTCCAACACCTGAGAGAAGGTACAAGGGGTCCGATATCAAAAACACAATGAGAAAAATCGCTAAGGATTGGTTTGACGTGCGTAATGACACTCAGGTGTGCTGTAATCACTGTGCTCACCCTGTAGGCCCTTAGGAAGGTCCATTGTCTTCACCAGTTCCTCTGCTATGTCAAACGCACTAAGACCACTCAGTTTTCGCTCCCAAAACAGCTGAGGACCAACACACAATGTTCAAACAACAGTAAGCCATAAGCTATTAACCTAATCACTTCAGAATACATGGAAATACTTCTATTGCTGCCATATTTACAATTGTTCAGCTCCAGTACAGAAAAGCAGTTTAAACGGCTCATGAAATACAACGCTTGAGCCAAGACGGCTTCATCTGCCATCCATGTGTCAGAAATGGAAACAATATTTCAGTATTGTTACATTACATCACATTAAAACAGAGCTTAACTCACCTGTCTTGGTTGGTCAACAGCTTTGTGGGGGTCTGTCTTCACTTTGTTACTTGGGTGATTGGTCACCTTGGTGACAGGCTGTTTAAAGATGGACGCTGTCTGTCGGACTGGTAGGGTCGTATTCAGGTCTGGCTTGACCTTCACACAGACAAGAAAGAAACAGCTCAGGGGTCACAGTTCATAGGTCAAACAGATTAGACATGATCCTGGACTATGAAACTCCTTCCCACCTTGACCTGATGGTTGTTGTCATAACGATGCTTGTGCCTATTCCTGTGCAGCTTGTTCATGAGCATCCTTCCTGCTCGGGGGTCAATGGCATGCACCTCCATAGTGTTGCCCAGGTAGCGAGCAAGTTGGGGCTTGCTTAGGAATCTCTTGCCAGGGTCGCTAAAAGGTCAGTAAGAGAGGAAATCAGAAGAAAACAAGGCATCAAATTGAGGCGATAACAGGCCACCCACAACAAGGATAAACTctaacatgacacacacacacacccccgttTCCAAAGATGTTGGgatactgtgtaaaatggaaataaaacagcaatgcaaacagaatgaaatgatgtgcaaaaaatgtaaacccTATATCCAATacaaaattgtacaaagacaacatcaaatgttgaaactgagaaatgttattgtttcttgaaaaataaccactttgaatttgatggcagcaacacgtttcaaaaaagctgggacgggGTCAACAAAAGACCTGAAAAGGAGTGTAAGGCTAAAAACACCCctgtggaacatctcacaacgaATTAAGTCAACTTGCAACATGTCAGTAACGTGAttaggtataaaaagagcctcacTCTTTTCATATGCTCCGTGAAAGACTGcttgggcaaatagtgcaacaatttaagaataatgtttctcaatgtaaaatggagagaaagagcaaaACTTGAAATTTAGCCCTGCGTCCTCTGgcctaaagaggagagggtccATCCGGCTTGTTAGAGCAGATGGTctagcatccatgatggtatgggtgtgcattagtgcacacggcatgggtgacttgcacatatgTGGAGGCACAATTAATGCTGAACGATGTAtttaggttttggagcaacatatgctgccatccggactacgtctttttcagggaaggcctggcttatttcagcaagacaatgcaaaaacacattctgcatgtattacaacagcatggctccatagtaagagtccaggtgctaaaatGACCTGCCTGCAGACCTGTCacctactgaaaacatttggcgcattatgaaatgaaaaatacaaaaaagttaCCCCGAACTGATGAGAACCTGAAATCCTCTATGAAGCAAAACTAGCAAtcggtctcctcagttcccaaacacttacagagtattgttaaaagaagaggtgatgcaacacagtggtaaatatggccctgttccaacttttttgaaacatgttggcatcaaattcaaaatgtgcttatatttttccaaaaacaataaaatgtcttagttttcacaataaatatgttgtttttgtactcacttcaattaaatatagggatcaaatgatttgcacattatttgcattctgtttttatttgcattttatgcagggtccaaaacttttttgggaacagagatgtgtgtatatacatatataaggACAGGAGCAttcacacaacaacatttgttgcTTGAAGCCACTCAAAGACAATCCACGACTAACAGTGCATACTAGTATGAGAATCGTGTGAAGATTACATgccaaaaaagacaaaaatggaAACCACCTCCAAACCATTCAAGCAACAATGCAAGCTATGCAAGCAACGACATGTAAAAGGTAAAAAAGGTTTTTTGTTGTAATTACTACCTATGTTATTTTTCATTGCATGTACATTGACAAATTATGAACACTCCCATCACCTATGGAATGACTTCTGTTACCACTGTATTAATAGGCCTTCTGTGTGCAGTAACATGTGTTCATCTGGTGTACATGTTACACCAGACAAAACTTTTCTGTAGCaaaacattcaatcaaacagagtAAGTTCCCTCATTGATCATCATCAGATCCAAACAGGGAAGGAACTACCTAAATATGTCCAACAGAAACATTGTGTGCAAACATTTTGCAACAAAAAACAGAATTAATACAGCCTGGTAGAGTCATAGCTAATAATCAATAATGCGTTTCCCCTGAATTAACGAATAAGTCAATAAATAAGTCAGCAACCAGCAGCTACCACTAACGTTTGCTGCTAGtctaagaaaaaataaatatataccactaaactccagacctttgttgttttttctcatgTTTAAACTGGTAAAAGTCCAATTAAATTCGGTAGCAAAACAGACGGCTACGCCCTAGGGTTGTCCAGGGTCTAAGCCACAGCCTCCGGTGCTCATATACTATTGTGATGTGGGTTTGAGTCCTGCCTaatgctctttcagcaaaaaaaacattcctctatctttcaccactttcctgaaaaaaaattataaatgccaGAAAACAACACTGCTACTACAGACTCACATGTCTATGGTAGCAGTCACATGACCTTTGTTTGCCATATAAAGCAGGCAAACAGGCATCCAGTTACTCTTCAATATAACAGTAGAATAGGAAAGACGAGGGACATCAGTGCCAGGCACGCCAGTTGTAGTATTTCAGAAGAACAGTGGGTGAAAACATCCTGGCACATGATAAGTCCCTTGATACAAActgagcaacatttaaacactgttACGTATCTGAACATTGTTGCTGACCAAGTACATCTCTTCAAGGCTACAGTTGACTCTTCTTCACATGAATAACTCCTGTATTATAATGTGCCATATCAAAGAGTCTCAAATGTTCCTGGAACAGCCCCAATGCCAACCCAATAGCTCATCCTTGGGATGAAATGGAATGGGGTGTTCACAGCATGAAGGTACTGCTGTCCAGTATGCAGCAACTGTGATGCCATCACGGAACACATTCCCAGTGGAACGTTCAAGAGCCAAAGGTGTCCGACCCGGTGTTACAtgggtgtacctaataaactgtcTACTGAGTGTCAGTCACCAGAGCAGCTCGCCGAACAAGTGTCAAAAATGACTTGTGACATGTAACTACTACATGTCAACTTGCTAAAGCTGACAATAAAATATACTTGAACGTCTGTTTTAGGGCAACTCATTTAAGCTTTCTAGTAGCAGATAAAAAGAACGAATACAGTCAGTAGTTAGCTACATTACAGTACTTCATTATCCATAGTAAAACCCGCATTTGCGCACTATGCTTTACTAAAATCCGTAGTTTtgtataaacattttgtgaCGTAGAGTTAGCTAAAATAAGCTGCTCAACTGCATAATTGTGGTGGAGTTTGGTCTAATCGACTAGCTTGCTATCCAATAATATAGCAAGCGTAATTAATTACTTATCGTTGTCtacctaaaaaaaatattacatattcAATAGGACGCACAttaaatgtgtgtaatgtagcCTATTTCTTAagagctagctaacgttagctactgGCTACTCCATCGAGTAACAATGTTAGCAAGGCTAGCTAAAGTCAAGAAGCTAGCTAACGCCGTTAGCTAAGCAGCTAGTAGACATGCTTTCCTTGCAGACCAACTAACGTTAACTTACCTACCTACCATCTTTTTTCTTACTTATGCTTCTTACAACTAATTAAAGCAAGTCGTTAAACCCCACCTTTTCCTGTCCATGCTTCTTAGAAGTTATGATTGCTGGATTTATGTCGATTGGGAAATCTGCATGGAATTGTAAAATATGGCTAgaaactgttgttgttgtgtggatCTGCTTACTATAATTCTGCCAGGAGCGCTAACGATGACGTCACATTCGTATTTATTGATgaaaccttcaaaataaaagtgcgcatttcaaaacattgcaatgtGAATGTACTTGTGCCGACTGAAAGTAGCAAGGCAGCATTTCGGATTTCGTGTTATCATTTGTTGACACAACGCATTAAAAAGGTGGACAACAGCGATAGTTTTCAGACCATGTGTTGCATGTTTTTACAATCGGACTAAGGTAAATTTCTGGTCGCACCAAGATCAAGGCACGCTCTAAATTTTTTCTCCGGTAGCTTAAATTCTAACATAACTCCGGATAGAAAAGAAACCCGTACATGAATGagtgaatattattttgttttacaatttgACCAACTAACAACATCCGTTGCATTATCCAAGAATCCTAACTTTCTTGGCGATTTTGCTAGCCTCTTTGATTTAACCACTATTTTGGTTTTCAGGCTGGTTATAATATCAGCACTTTCTGACAACTACTGTctaaatcgtttttttttaatcaggtcttttatttgaatcaggtgtgagaGTCATGGCAAAACCAGAAACGTGCCTAGGACCAGGATTGGAAAACACCGGGCTGCTAGGGGACAACAGAGGATTTTCCTGGTTATCGCCAGCATAACCCAATGTTCGAGATGCAATTTGGCGCCCTCTAGAAGAGCTTGGATGAAAGTGTGGGCTTACCAGTTAGAGGTTGACGGTGTGAGTTTGAGGGGAAATCCCAATTTAGCATTGTATTATCTGCATTCAAGTTTGCTGTGCTTTTAGGGGATCAATACAAACGGTGTCTCATAAAACCTTTAGAAGAGGTACTAGCAAACAGGCGGCTGTGGCTATAATGGTCATAGAAACTTCAGTCTGATGAATTGTGTTCTAGAATGAGTTGGCCTACAGGTGCTGgttataaaattagaatatcatcaaaaagttgatttatttcagtaattccattcaaaaagtgaaacttgtatattatattcattcattacacacagactgatatatttcaaatgtttatttcttttaattgtgatgattctaactgacaactaatgaaaatcctatattcagtatctcagaaaatcagaatattacttaagaccaatacaaaaaaataatttttagaaatgttgaccaactgaaaagtatgaacatgtacagcactcaatacttagttggggctccttttgcctgaattactgcagcaatgcggcgtggcatggagtcgatcagtctgtggcactgctcaggtgttatgagagcccaggttgctccgattgtggccttcagctcttctgcattgttgggtctggcgtatcgcatcttcctctgcacaataccccatagattttctttagggttaaggtcaggcgagtttgctggccaattaagaacagggataccatggtctttaaaccaggtactggtagctttggcactgtgtgcaggtgccaagtcctgttggaaaatgaaatctgcatctccataaagttggtcagcagcaggaagcatgaagtgctctaaaacttcctggtagatggctccGTTGACCTtgaacctcagaaaacacagtggaccaacaccagcagatgacatggcaccccaaaccatcactgactgtggaaactttacactggacttcaagcaacgtagattatgtgcctctcaccttttcctccagactctgggacattgatttccaaaggaaatgcaaaatgtactttcatcagagaacataactcagcagcagtccagtcctttttgtctttagcccaggcgagacacttctgacgctgtgtcttgttcaagagtggcttgacacaaggaatgcgacagctgaaacccatgtcttgcatacgtctgtgcatggtggttcttgaagcactgactccagctgcagtccactctttgtaaatctcccccacatttttgaattggttttgtttcacaaggtgcggttatccctattgcttgtacacttttttcttcccttcgccttctctattaatgtgcttggacacagagctctgtgaacagccagcctctttagctatgaccttttgtgtcttgccctccttgtgcaaagtGTCAATGgccgtcttttggacagctgtcaagtcagcagtcttccccatgattgtgttgcctacagaactagactgagagaccattgaAAGGCCTTTGcaagtgttttgggttaattagctgattagagtgtggcaccaggtgtcttcaatattgaaccttttcacaatattgtaattttctgagatactgaatttgggtttttcatttgttgccagttataatcatcaaaaataaaagaaataaacacttgaaatatattagtctgtgtggaatgaatgtaaaattatagaagtttcactttttgaatggaattactgaaaaaaataaactatttgatgatattctaattttatgaccagcacctgtttaTTAACTAATCATCACTAAATCAATTAAAACACTTGAGTATATCTGAAGTCTCTATGactattgaaaaatatattgaagttatggaataaaataatttaactgATCTATTGAGTATTATTAAATCAATGAATACTTTTCTTGcaattttcaaaataatatgCATTGAGTTTGAGGTTTCCATGACCAttatcagaaatgtaatcacCACTGTCCTAAATCCAATCTCCCATTCTTCTCCACACTTTTAGAAAGTGTTTTCCCATCAACTCTCTTCTATCCTGATGAAAAACAATATCTTTATGCAGTCTAACATGGCCCTGGATCTGACCTCAGGCTTTGTGATTGGTGTTGCTCACGCTATTAAgcacaatattatttttgattggaaatctaaaacatttttacttggATAAAATGGGGATGCAATTTCTAGGTTTCATGTTGAAAGCATTTACAGCCACTACTACTTAATACAACTGCAAAAGTATTGACTCCAACCAAAACATATTACTCCATTGCTATTCTTTCTACATTAGCTTTCTATTAGTACAGTTTCAGTATTTATCCCAATAATCTGTATTTTCATATAATGCAAAAACACCAAAGTAACTTACCTTGTCAGCTCCAAAAACACCTCAATGTGCTTTTACCAGCCGAATGTCCTTTCAAcagctgaaatattttttaacagcTGTTACGCACAGTATCATGTTGCAGGTCTCTAGATTTCATTGAAACCAAGGTGTAATTCAACAATTTCAAGCGTATTGTTGTCCTGATGTTCCACATACGAATACAAGGAAATTTGTTTCAAACAGAATAGTGAGAGGAGCATTCATTGGAAAATATTGTCTCAAGCTCCAGAAAAACAGACTACAACATTGGAGATGAAGTTTTGAATGACAATTTAGTTTCTACATCATCTACAGACCTGCACCACATCCATCATTCCTCCATCCCTGGCTGGGAGATATGGAATGGCATGGTTTAACTctgaaagatgaactgttgGTGTGTCGGTGGAAGCATAAAGTTGGATTCAAAGTGATTTTTGGAGTTTGGTTGAGTATTTTGTCTCAAAGCAAATCACTTCCCTGGTTTATGCACAGAATGGTTGGCTAGTTAGCTAGAAAACATACCTTAGCATGTGCAGTGAGTTGTAAAATCAACACATTGAGGAAAAAAGGAATGCACTATCAACACAAGTTCAAATCTTACCATGTTAATCTGATACCCTTTTCTAATTCAAAACAGAGTGAATGCAGCATGTCATAGCACCTCTAGTCTGCAAGCCTGGAGACAGAAACGCTAGCATAATCTGACCCACGGTTTACTTTGAGGACGTTTAAACTATTGTTGGTCACGACAATACAGATATGTTCTTGACAAGTATGCCCATACACTTAATTTGCTGATTCTGTAGTCTGGAGTGCAAATTACTGTTTTCAAATGattgtgaaatgtaaaaatgttattaCCCATTTCCAGCATGAGAACAACAGTACTCTGACACATAaccagacatttttatttttgactgaccacttaaaagtaaaataatggGGAAGTTTTTACCCAGCCATGGAACATAGGCTTTCACCAAACTGACGAGTTGATTTGTTTCTGGGTTTAGGTGATCCCTTTAATAAATTAGACAAAAGAAGGTTCATGAAGACATGACAGGTTTCCACACAGTGTTGCCATGCCAAACAGTTACGTGGAAACAGATATTGGTAATCTGAGTGTTGGAATATATAGAACTCAGATTACATATATCCCTCACTTCTCACTGGCCAATCAAATAATACGTTTGAACATAATATAGTGAATGATCAAGATGGAACATGAAAAGCAAAGACTAAAGGAATCAAGATGTCAATCGGACTAACCCAAATAGAAGAAAAAGATTAAGGGAAAACACTTGTCATATAATAGATGTCCTTCATCTGGCAGAGCAATTTAATCAAATATGACTAATATAATGCACAGCACAGATGTCTAAATAGAAGAAAAGTCAATTTCTGTTGATTGAAAAATGAAACCAGTGTTTCTCTTCTCCTTGCTCTGGTGTGGAACGGTCTTGGGGTCTGATGCCATCTGCATCTCTGGTAAAACTCACTTTTCTCACATCGACAGCAGATTATGACCTACAAGCAAACAAAAGCGATCAGGCAGGCTTAAAACCAAAAGCTTCTTTTGAATTCCTGTTACGAAGATTTTGCATTCAAAGTCAACTCAAGCCCTAACCAGTGACATTTTCCTGATCTGAGATGACTCCATATTCTAGAAACAAACATCAACTCACAATGTACCCATGTTCCAgcttctgaaaacattttagtgTCCTTTGGGACAGACAGGATGTGTCAGTAATTAGAAAAAATTTGGGGTTGTCACTGCTGTATCCACTTATCTAGCTAAACATTATCCACAAGAGTTGCCAGTTAAATTGTAGTTCGGTTcaccttttttttaaaacatgttttgcaacaaagttttgtataaaatgtaaaagactGAAGACACCCCTAATTTCCATTTCATTCAATTATCCACTTTCTGTAATGAACACGTggttgtgacagctgctgatgaaGCAGTCCTCATGAGCACTATAATACTACATGTGCATGACCAAGGTAACCTAGTCAACTCATAGATTTAAACTGGGAATACAAAAGTGACTAAGATGCATTTCTATGGCAATTAAGCCTTCAGAACGGACCTTCTCCAGGGAAGGATAACTCATGGCTTCGCTAATAATTACACTGAGCAGACTCACCTTCAACAAGAATTCCTTTAGTCATCCTTCTTGAATTTACCACTGATGTATGGTACCCAGTCCAAAAATAACCGCCAGTCAGTGAAGTGTACCAACGCCACCCCTCCAACTGAACCCCACACCGTCAATGATGGGACCCTGTATTGAAAATCGCGGGGATGGGTCAAGTTTAAAATCAACAAAGATAACCTTGTTAGCTATCTAGCTGGTTCTCAATCCACCATATTACAAATAGGCTGTTTGCAGCTGATGACCACAATGGTACCATTCCTATCCGCTAAGAAGCGGGCAAGAAATACTGGACATTTGAGGAATAGAAAAACAATGCCAGGTCTGGCGAATCTCAGTTCCTGTTGCGTCATGCCGATGTCAAAGTCGGGATTTGTCTCTCTCCATTACAGGCTGGTGGCGGTTTCTGCCACACATTAATTGGATTTATGACAACTGAACAATGTTTGACTGCCACAGCCTATCGGAATATTTTTGCTGACCAGGTGTATACCTTGTTGGCTACCGCTGATCTGTCCTCACATGGATATAGTACTTTCAGGAGAaggatagaaaatgtatttttgatcaTACCATGGTCTTCATATTATTTCCTTGTATTACCACAGTTATTAAATGGTAACATGGTCTGCAAGGGCAGACAATAAGAATGCGTAATACAATTTGATTGCACTTTTGACCGAATCGTGTCGTTCGTCAAGTTAGTTAGCTGGCTCTCCAATTTACCAGAGTCAGGTCCGTATGATGCTTTTTCACAGCCATGGCAACTTTCTAAGGCTAGTTAAAATAGTTGGCTAACAATTGTAGAAATTAGGTTAACCAAAATAAGGAAATATGATTTTGGTTAACCTAGGTTAGTACTGTAGTAGGGAGTAATGCTAGCAAGCTAAATAGCATGACCTCCGCTAGCTAACAGTAACAGGCCAACATAGACAAGGACATGGCAAAGTGAGACATGGTTTGGAGCTTATTTtactatataaaatataaaaataaatacaacagtATCTTACCATGTTTTGGCAATAGAAGCGTATTTCTGACCGATCAATTTGCCTAGCATTTTGAAGGTGATAGCAAGGAAGAAAGTAACGCACCCACGTAGCCGATGAACTACAGCTATGATCTTCCTTCTATTATATCTTGGCGGACCGCAAACTCACGTTTGGGTGCATGTCGCCACCTAATGTGCAGGCGTGTGTGCTCCATCGAGGTGTACAGCTACCCCACCACGACCCTAAATCCTCCGACTTAACCTGGAACcactaagaaaaaaaagaaggtatCTACTAACTCCCTCGCTCAGAATCCCTACCAATCCCTTCCCCACCTAAAGAACCCTACACTTCAACCGTTCCCTTagatcacaggtgtcaaaccggttccacggagggccgagtgtctgcaggttttcgctctcaccttgtacctgattgattaatgagttcactaattggttaatttctacccccacctggttgttcaggtctgacctgggaaccaatttaaaggaaaacccaaagacctgcagacactcggccctccgtggaaccggtttgacacccctgccttAGATCATCATACATTATATAATAAAGCAACACATGACAGTTCCCGCAACCAAACACTCTGGACACAAAACATCGCCAGGCTTGCCCACCAACTTCATAGATACATTTAGCATACTGTCCAATATGCAGCCTGGCAAACACCACCTCTTACATCCTATCCTGACTTTTAAATCTCTGCCCACCTGCTGGCATCAGTAGGTCATATAAACGCTGCCCCTTGGGTTCCACGTCCCAAATTCTCTGCCAGACATCCATCACATCCCCTCTGACATTTAGCTTCACCTTTTCCCCATGGCACAGAAATCATTAACAACTCCAGCAGCAAATCACTCCTATTAGACCTTCCTGATGCCTTGTCAGTGTCACAACACTGACAAGGAATCAGTACACATCACAATCCTGTCGGGTTTAGCGTCCTCCAGCCACCGGAGGGCAATAACCATCGCCACCAGCTCCACAGTGCACACAGCCAAACCATCCGCTAGCCGACGACAAAGCTTTATACCAAAGTCAGGAACAtgtatgaccactgacagggtcCTTAGACCCACCTGTAAACACCCTCAGACATGCATAGTACCTGTCCTTAATACAATTATCAACCTGTTCCCCAAC encodes:
- the mbd3a gene encoding methyl-CpG-binding domain protein 3a, translated to MDRKSDPGKRFLSKPQLARYLGNTMEVHAIDPRAGRMLMNKLHRNRHKHRYDNNHQVKVKPDLNTTLPVRQTASIFKQPVTKVTNHPSNKVKTDPHKAVDQPRQLFWERKLSGLSAFDIAEELVKTMDLPKGLQGVGPVCSDKTLLSAIASALHTSPAPVTGQLTAAVEKNPGVWLNTAQPLCKAFMVTDEDIRKQEDLVHSVRRRLEEALMADMLAHIEDSTNEADTDALKEEQAEQEDKKDV
- the LOC105020559 gene encoding cytochrome b-c1 complex subunit 10 is translated as MLGKLIGQKYASIAKTWVPSLTVWGSVGGVALVHFTDWRLFLDWVPYISGKFKKDD